A part of Thermotoga petrophila RKU-1 genomic DNA contains:
- the folE2 gene encoding GTP cyclohydrolase FolE2: protein MKDVQNEKDPRMVPLKKVGIKDLHWPLKVILKEDGYQSTVAQISCSVDLHREKRGIHMSRFIEVLNKLEVITPQIFEEILDDLIEIMEAKRAHLEIHFPYFTWKESPVSRKKSPLKVDCFVEAEKEKNFSFKIGVRTPVHTLCPCSKEISDYGAHNQRAFVEITVKTRKFIWFEDLVEIAEKNASSPLYTLLKRPDEKFVTEKAYENPRFVEDVARDVALKLEKDPRITWYRVYVESMESIHNHNAFACVEKGDFVLEG, encoded by the coding sequence TTGAAGGATGTTCAGAACGAAAAAGACCCAAGGATGGTCCCTCTAAAAAAGGTGGGAATAAAAGATCTGCACTGGCCTCTCAAGGTGATTCTCAAGGAAGATGGATACCAGTCCACCGTTGCTCAGATTAGCTGTTCAGTGGATCTTCACCGTGAAAAAAGAGGAATACACATGAGCAGATTCATAGAAGTTCTAAACAAACTGGAAGTGATAACTCCTCAAATCTTCGAAGAGATTCTGGATGATCTCATAGAAATCATGGAAGCAAAGAGGGCACACCTGGAGATCCACTTTCCTTACTTCACATGGAAAGAGTCTCCTGTTTCCAGAAAGAAATCGCCGTTGAAAGTGGACTGCTTCGTTGAAGCAGAAAAGGAGAAGAATTTTTCTTTCAAAATTGGGGTCAGAACACCTGTCCACACACTCTGCCCGTGTTCAAAAGAGATCAGCGATTACGGTGCTCACAACCAGAGGGCTTTCGTTGAAATAACGGTGAAAACCAGAAAGTTCATCTGGTTCGAAGATCTGGTAGAAATAGCGGAGAAAAACGCAAGCTCTCCTCTTTACACCCTGCTGAAGAGGCCGGACGAAAAGTTCGTCACGGAAAAGGCTTATGAGAATCCCCGATTCGTAGAGGATGTGGCAAGAGACGTGGCACTGAAACTGGAGAAAGATCCAAGGATCACCTGGTACAGAGTCTACGTGGAAAGTATGGAAAGCATACACAACCACAACGCGTTCGCCTGTGTAGAAAAAGGAGATTTCGTTCTGGAGGGATGA
- the folP gene encoding dihydropteroate synthase, translating to MVYTTPWNRKIEFGRTMVMGIINVTPDSFFADSRKQSVLEAVETAKKMIEEGVDIIDVGGMSTRPGSDPVDEEEELNRVIPVIRAIRSITDVPISVDTYRWRVALKALEAGADVVNDISGYQFEPDIVKVVSENNSPYVLMHIKGTPKTMQENPHYEDVVKEIKEYFSEKIEHLKEKGVNQIVLDPGIGFGKRYEDNLEILRRIDEFKEFKLPILIGASRKSFIGITLGNVPPEERLEGTLAVTAYCTMKGVDIIRVHDVLPNKRVIRMMEAILWQRL from the coding sequence GTGGTTTACACAACTCCATGGAACAGAAAGATCGAGTTTGGAAGAACGATGGTTATGGGAATAATAAACGTCACACCGGACTCCTTCTTCGCTGATTCCAGAAAACAGAGCGTACTCGAAGCGGTGGAAACCGCAAAGAAGATGATAGAAGAAGGTGTTGACATAATAGACGTGGGGGGAATGTCCACCCGCCCCGGATCAGATCCCGTCGACGAGGAAGAAGAATTGAACAGAGTGATTCCCGTGATAAGAGCGATCAGATCGATAACCGACGTTCCGATTTCCGTAGATACGTACAGGTGGAGAGTGGCTTTGAAAGCTCTCGAAGCCGGAGCGGACGTTGTAAACGATATCAGCGGGTATCAATTCGAACCGGATATCGTCAAAGTAGTTTCTGAAAACAACTCCCCTTACGTTCTCATGCACATAAAGGGAACACCGAAGACGATGCAGGAAAATCCTCATTACGAGGATGTGGTGAAGGAGATAAAAGAGTACTTCTCAGAAAAAATAGAGCATTTAAAAGAAAAAGGTGTGAACCAGATCGTTCTGGACCCGGGTATCGGGTTTGGAAAAAGATACGAAGACAACCTCGAAATTCTTCGAAGGATCGACGAGTTCAAAGAGTTCAAACTGCCCATCCTCATAGGTGCTTCAAGAAAATCTTTCATAGGAATCACCTTGGGAAACGTGCCCCCCGAAGAAAGACTTGAAGGTACTCTTGCGGTCACCGCGTACTGCACGATGAAAGGAGTAGATATAATTCGGGTACACGATGTCCTCCCTAACAAGAGGGTGATAAGAATGATGGAGGCGATACTCTGGCAAAGGTTGTAA
- the folK gene encoding 2-amino-4-hydroxy-6-hydroxymethyldihydropteridine diphosphokinase translates to MAKVVIALGSNLGDRQRNIEKALEEMNKRNIKVEKVSSVIETEPYGYEDQPRFLNAVCIAQTPLSPHELLNTLLQIERNMGRVRTIRWGPRIIDLDIVFYEDLVLSEEDLIIPHPDAHNRTFVLEPLCEIAPDLIHPVMGKTVRELLEDLRRRR, encoded by the coding sequence CTGGCAAAGGTTGTAATAGCGCTTGGAAGCAACCTCGGTGACAGGCAGAGAAACATAGAAAAAGCCCTTGAGGAAATGAACAAGAGAAATATAAAGGTGGAAAAAGTCTCCTCCGTAATAGAAACAGAACCATACGGCTACGAAGATCAACCGAGGTTCCTGAACGCGGTTTGTATCGCACAAACACCGCTTTCTCCTCACGAACTGCTGAATACACTTCTTCAAATAGAGAGAAACATGGGAAGAGTGAGAACGATACGGTGGGGACCCAGGATCATCGATCTCGACATCGTATTCTATGAAGATCTTGTTCTCAGCGAAGAAGACCTCATAATACCCCATCCCGATGCGCACAACAGAACGTTTGTCCTGGAACCACTGTGCGAGATAGCTCCAGATTTAATCCATCCTGTGATGGGAAAGACAGTGAGAGAACTACTGGAAGATCTCAGACGACGAAGATAG
- the queD gene encoding 6-carboxytetrahydropterin synthase QueD, with amino-acid sequence MILVKKFSFEAAHNLTKYHGKCEKLHGHTYRLVVKIEGPLNEEEMVMDFAELKKIVEELVISKLDHSYLNDMFDQPTTERVAIWIWDQLSKEMEKRGVRLHEIELWETETSGVVYRGEKV; translated from the coding sequence ATGATCCTGGTGAAGAAATTTTCTTTCGAGGCCGCACACAACCTGACTAAATACCACGGAAAATGTGAAAAGCTCCACGGTCACACCTACAGACTCGTTGTTAAGATAGAAGGTCCTCTGAACGAAGAAGAGATGGTCATGGATTTTGCCGAGCTGAAAAAAATCGTCGAAGAGCTGGTTATTTCTAAACTCGATCACTCGTATCTCAACGACATGTTCGACCAGCCCACCACGGAAAGAGTAGCGATATGGATATGGGATCAGCTCTCAAAAGAGATGGAAAAACGCGGTGTCAGGCTCCACGAGATAGAACTGTGGGAGACAGAAACGAGCGGTGTTGTGTACAGGGGTGAGAAGGTTTGA
- a CDS encoding M24 family metallopeptidase has protein sequence MDRSERLIQLISEKEADAFLIMNIENSARASSVYFSGFTGSFSIILISENTRLLITDSRYTVQAKQETDFEVREVKGGDFIDVLKKTVNDLKIKTIALEEERVSLSLFRRISSAFGDRKFIGIDDEVKQMRMVKDEGEIEKIKQAIEISERAFLETVQQIRAGMTEKEIAALLEYTMRKEGAEGVAFDTIVASGCRSALPHGKASDKVVERGDVIVIDFGATYENYCADITRVVSIGEPSDEVKEVHSIVLEAQERALKIAKAGVTGKLLDSVARDFIQEKGYGEFFGHSLGHGIGLEVHEGPAISFRNDSPLPENVVFTVEPGIYLEGKFGIRIEEDVVLKEQGCEILTTLPRSIFVV, from the coding sequence ATGGACAGATCAGAAAGATTGATTCAACTCATCTCCGAAAAAGAAGCAGACGCTTTTCTGATAATGAACATAGAAAACTCTGCCAGGGCATCTTCAGTTTACTTTTCCGGATTCACCGGATCTTTTTCTATCATTCTCATCTCCGAAAACACAAGGCTTCTCATAACCGACTCCAGATACACAGTTCAAGCCAAGCAGGAAACGGATTTCGAGGTGAGGGAAGTAAAAGGTGGGGATTTCATTGATGTTCTCAAAAAAACGGTGAATGATCTGAAAATAAAAACGATTGCTTTGGAAGAAGAAAGGGTTTCTCTTTCACTTTTCCGGAGGATTTCGAGTGCCTTTGGAGATAGAAAGTTCATAGGAATAGATGATGAAGTCAAGCAGATGAGGATGGTGAAAGACGAAGGAGAAATCGAGAAGATAAAACAGGCAATAGAGATCTCTGAAAGAGCCTTCCTCGAAACGGTACAGCAGATCAGAGCTGGAATGACAGAAAAAGAGATCGCCGCCCTTCTCGAATACACGATGAGAAAAGAAGGAGCGGAGGGTGTAGCTTTTGACACCATAGTGGCTTCAGGCTGTAGATCCGCACTTCCACACGGTAAAGCCTCAGACAAAGTAGTTGAGAGAGGGGACGTAATTGTGATAGACTTCGGGGCCACATATGAGAATTACTGTGCTGATATCACCCGTGTTGTTTCCATAGGAGAACCATCCGACGAAGTAAAGGAAGTTCACAGTATAGTTCTCGAAGCACAGGAAAGGGCTCTCAAAATTGCAAAGGCAGGTGTGACGGGAAAACTACTCGATTCGGTTGCCAGGGATTTTATACAGGAGAAAGGTTACGGTGAGTTCTTCGGACACAGTTTGGGACACGGGATAGGCCTCGAAGTACACGAAGGACCAGCCATCAGCTTCAGAAACGATTCTCCACTTCCAGAAAACGTTGTTTTCACCGTAGAACCCGGAATTTATCTGGAGGGAAAGTTCGGTATAAGGATAGAAGAAGACGTGGTCTTGAAAGAGCAAGGCTGTGAAATACTCACTACTCTGCCGAGATCTATCTTCGTCGTCTGA